Sequence from the Hamadaea flava genome:
GCCCGGGCCGCCCGCCACACGGCGCTCATACTCGATCCAGGGTGCGCTCGTTGGCGATCCGGCCGTCGGCCAACTCGATCAACCGGCTCGCGCACCGGGTGGCGAGCCGCTCGTCGTGCGTGACGATCAGCAGCGTCTGACCGATCTGATGGAGATCCAACAGCAGGTCCATCACCTGTTCCCCGGCGCGGCTGTCCAGCGCGCCGGTCGGCTCGTCCGCCAGCAACAGGGCCGGACGATTCATCAACGCCCGCGCCACGGCCACCCGCTGCCGCTCGCCACCACTCAACGCCGCCGGGTACACATCGCGCCGGTCGGCGATCCCCAACTCGTCGAACAGCTCCAGCGCCCGCGTACGCGCCGGCCCGGCCGCGGTGCCGGCCAACTGCGCCGCCAGCGCCACATTGTCCAATGCCGACAGATCGTCGAGCAGATTGAAGAACTGGAAGATCATGCCGATCCGGTGCCGGCGGAACAACGCCAGCTTCGTTTCGTTCAGCCGTCCCAGGTCCTCTCCGTGAACCTCCACGGTCCCGGCCGTCGGCCGATCCAGCCCGGCGATCATGTTCAGCAGGGTCGACTTGCCACAGCCGGACGGCCCCATCACCGCGACCGCCTCGCCGGCGTGGATCTCCAGCGACAGACCGTCGAGCGCGATCGTGTCGCCGAACTCCTTGCGTATGCCGTCCACTCGCACCACACAGGTCTCCTTGGTCATGGCAGCACGGTATGGCCGTCCGTACCGGCACCACATCGTCCCGACGATGCAACCAGCCGGCGCCGTCATCCCGGAGATGTACGCGGCTGGACACCGCGAAGGATGCCGCGCCCGCCCGGGTTCTGCGACAGTGGTGGCGTGCAGACCGCAACGTTATGGCTCGTTGTCGCCCTCGCGGTGGCCGTCGCGGCCGCCGCATGGCTAGGCGCAGCCCTGCGGTACGCACATCGCCGCCACCGCCGCGCGCTGGAGGAACGGGGCTGGCTCCTCGAACGCGAACGCGAGAGCGCAGCGCGCACCGCCGTCGACGACGAACGGGCCCGGATCGCCCGCGAACTCCACGACATCGTCAGCCACAACGTCAGCCTCATGATCGTCCAGGCGTCGGCGGCCCGCGAGGTACTCGCGGCCCAACCGGAAGAGGCCGCACTGGCACTGTCGGCCGTCGAACGGGCGGGCCGGGACACCATGACCGAGCTGCGACACCTCCTCGGGCTGCTGGCCCCGTCGGCCGACGGCGACGACGAGGACAGCGGCGACCACAGCGGCCTGGCGCCACAACCCAGCCTGCGCCGCCTCAGCCCGCTCATCGACCGCATCGCGTTCGCCGGCCTGCCCGTGGACGTACGCATCTCAGGCGAGCCGAGACCACTGCCGGCCGGGATCGACGTCACCGCGTACCGCATCGTCCAGGAGGCCCTCACGAACGCGTTGAAGCACGGCACCGGCGGGAAGGCGGAGGTGACGATCCGCTACGCCCAGCGCTCCGTACGCATCGAGGTGCTCAACACCGGCCCGAGCGTGCTGACCGGCAACCCGACCGGCAACCGGGCGACGGGCGGCGGTGAGGGTGCCGGGCGCGGCCTGCTCGGTCTCCGGCAGCGTGTCGCCGTCTACGGCGGAGACCTCGACGCACGACGCCGGCTCGGCGGCGGATACCGCGTCCGCGCCCGCATCCCGGTGGACCCCGGATGACGACACCGGGGGATCCGGCGTACGCCGCGGAGCCGACTCCGCCACCCAGCGTCCTCATCGTGGACGACCAGGAGCTGATCCGCACCGGCTTCCGGCTCATCTTGACCGCCCGAGGCATCGACGTGGTCGGCGAAGCCGCCGACGGAGCCGACGCGGTGGCGGCCGAACGGCGACTCCGCCCAGACGTCGTGCTCATGGACATCCGGATGCCGGTCATGGACGGACTCGAAGCCACCCGGCGCATCCTCGAATACAACCCCCGCTGCCGCGTCCTCATGCTCACCACGTTCGACCTCGACCGATACGTGTACGCCGCCTTGGCCATCGGCGCCAGCGGCTTCCTCCTCAAAGACGTCACCGCCGACCATCTCGCGAAGGCGGTACGGCTGGTCGACACCGGCGACGCGCTCCTAGCCCCCTCGATCACCCGCCGGCTCGTCCAGCGCTTCGCCGCCAGCGAGCAGCACGTCGGCGAACGCAAACCGCCGCCCGCCGCCCACCTCGACCTCTCCGCGCTCACCCCGCGGGAGTTGGAGGTGCTGACACTCCTCGGCCGCGGCCTGTCCAACACCGAACTGGCTCACCAGCTGACCCTCAGCGAAGCGACGGTCAAGACACATGTCGCGCGAATCTTCGCCAAGCTCGAGCTACGCGGCCGAGCCCAAGCAGTGGTGCTCGCCTACGAGACCGGCCTGGTCAGCCCCGGCGACCCGTAGGTCCCGATTCGGCGCGGTCAGACAAGGCTGCGAAGGACGGCCTCGACGGCGTCGATGAGGAGGTCGCCCTCGGTGCCTGACCTGCGGACAAGGCCCAGCTCGACATCGGGCAGGTCCGGCAGTCCCGCGACCGCCGTGCCGGGGTCCAGGTTGACCGGGAGGAGCGCGGCGACCCCCAGCCCGGCCCGAACGGCGGCTTTGACGCCGGCGAGGCTCGTGCTCTCGAAAGCGATACGCCAGGTGCGGTCTGCGGCCTCGATCGCATCGAGCAGGAGTGGGCGCCAATTGCAGGGCTGGGAGAACAGGACCAGCGGAAGCGGGTCGACGGTGAGGTCGACGCCGGGTCCGGCCGCCCAGGCCAAAGGTAACCGGACCGTCCAGCGTGGCGGTTCCGGAAGGTGCACCGGGTCGCAGAGAGCCAGTTGTACGCGACCGGTCGCGAACGCGTCGCGCATAGCGGGGCCGGGGGCGCTGACGAGTTCGAGGGTCGCGCCGGGATGGATCCGACCGAAGTCGGCGAGTGCTTGCGGCAACGGCGCCGCGGCGAGGTCTTCGATCAACCCGACTCCACAGTGCCCGGTCAGAGCCTGGCGCGGTGCCTGCAGCGCTTGGGCGGACAACGCCAAGATCCGCTCGGCGTACGGCAGTAGCGTCTCGCCGGCCCGAGTGAGCGCCACGCCGGTCGCGGAGCGGTGTAGCAGCGGCTCGCCGACCAGCCGTTCGAGCTTGCGCAGCTGCTGGCTCAACGCAGGCTGGCTGTGTCCGAGCGAAGCCGCCGCCCGGCTGATACTGCGTGCCCGAGCGGCGGTCAGAAAGGCGCGCAACAGCCCGGTTTCCAGATCGTGAGCCATAAGCAAAACCTATAGCCGGTAACCTGAACCGCCTAGTTCCCATGAACTACGCTCCCGCTTACTGTCGTTATCGTGCGATATCACCACGTCGACGTCTTCACCACCCAGCCGTACAGCGGCAACAGCCTCGCGGTGTTTCCCGACGCCGGGGCGCTCCGTGGGCGGCAGATGGCCCACATCACCAGGGAACTGCGGCACTTCGAATCGATCTTCCTGACGCAGGACGGCCCGGTCTGGTCGGCCCGAGTCTTCGACCTTCTGGACGAGCTGGACTTCGCCGGGCACCCCGTCATCGGCGCAGCCGGGGTGCTCCATGCGCTGCACAGCACCGCGGACGAACAGACGTGGACGTTGAGGCTGAAGGCTCGCACCGTTCGCGTGACGACCCGCAGGCACGAACCCGGCCGATACGCCGGTCGCCTCGACCAGGGGTCGGCATCGTTCCTCGGCCGCCCTGAGGTGGCTGGCATCCTCTCGTCCTTCTCGCTGCATCCGGACGACCTCACCCCCGGCCTTCCCCCGGAGGTCGTGTCCACCGGCCTGCGCTACCTCGTGCTGCCGATCCGTGGCGAGGCCCTGAGCCGCGCCCGGATCATCGCTGATCTCACCGAGCCGTTGGCCGCCGTCGGTGCGCAGTTCGCGTACCTGCTCGACGTGGCGGCGATGGAAGGACGGCACTGGAACAACGACGGCGTCGTGGAGGACGTGGCGACCGGCAGCGGCGCGGGTTGTGCCGCCGCCTTCCTGCGTCGCCACGGACGAATCGGCGACGGCGAGCCGACCACCCTGAGCCAGGGCCGTTTCACCGGCCGCCCCAGCACGATGACGATCGCGGCGCACGGCCAGGGCGAAGACATCGAATCGGTCGAAGTCGGCGGCGATGTCGTCCTGATCGGCGAGGGCAGTCTGCGAGAGCTGCCCCAATGACACTCCAGCACTACGGCCCGGACGCGATTCGAGCCGCCGTCGGATTCGAAGACGTCATCGAGCCGGTGTCGGCCGCACTGGTCGATTTCAGCGCCGGGCTCGGCGATTCACCGGTGACGGTGTTCGCCCCGGCCGGCCCGGACGGCGACGTCCATGTCAAGTCCGCATGGCTACCCGGGCGTGGCATCTTCACGGTCAAAGTCGCCACGTGGTTCGCCGAACGAGCGCGCCGCGGCAGTGCGGCAGGAGCCGGGATCATCGCGGCTTTCGACGCCGCCACCGGGGATCTGCAGGCACTGCTGGAAGACGAACATCATCTGTCCGATATTCGTACTGCCGCCACCGGCGCCCTGGCCGCCCGAACGCTCGCCCGTCCCGACGCCGCCGTGCTGGGTGTCCTCGGCACCGGAACACAGGCGTACCTGCAGGTGCTGGCGGCCGCGGCCGAGCGGCCCGTCAGAGAGGTCCGCGTCTGGGGCCGCCGCCCCCACCGGGCCTCGAAGCTTGTCGCGGCCTTGTACCGCCGGCGCCCTGATCTGCGGGTCGCCACGGTGCCCGACCCGAGATCAGCCTGTGCCGGGGTCGATCTGCTGGTCACCGCAACCGCCAGCACACAGCCGCTGGTACACGGGCACTGGCTCACCCCGGGCGTGCACATCACGGCAGTCGGAGCCGACGGTCCGGCCAAAGTGGAGTTGACCGCCGGATGCCTCCAGCGCGCCGACCGGCTGGTCGTCGACAGCCGTGCGCTCGCCGCGATCTACGGCGACCTCGCTCAGGCCAAGCTCGGCGCGAACGACCTGGACGAGTTGGGCGAACTTCTGTCCGGGGCGCCATCCGGACGACGGCACGCCGACGAGATCACCATCTGCAAGCTGGTCGGCCTGGGCGTCCAGGACCTTGCCGCTGCCGAGGTGACCCTCGCCCGCCTACGCGACAACCCCAGGACCGGAACACGACCCGCCAGTGCCCGAGACCTCCAAGGAGATGCCTCATGACAATCGCACGGACATGGTCGGGCTCAGTCCCGGCCGACCAAGGCGACGCCTTTCACGAACACCTGCTGGCGACCGGCGTGGCCGAGGCCGAGGCAACCCATGGATTCCAGGACGCCACGGTCCTGCGCCGCGACGAGAAGGACCGGGCGCACTTCACCTTGATCACCTATTGGGCCGACGTCGCGGCCTCGCATCGGTTCGCGGACGCCGACGACGACACGGCCCGGCTCTATCCCGGGGACGAACGCTTCGGCCTGGAACCGGACAGCGAGGTGAACCACCATCGGGTCGTGCGTTCCCAGACATTGGGCGAGGTCCGGCGCGCCTATGTCCGTGCCGCACAGACCTCCGCATCGCTGCTGGCCCATCCGGCCATCGCCGCCGCCTGGGACGAGCCCAGCGCAGTGAAGCTGCACTCGGTCGCCGGTCTCGCCGGTCATCTAGCCGGCCAGATCTTCTTCGCCGAGAAGGCCATCGCCTGGGCGGAACCCGAGGACGACCCGATCTCCCTCGCCGATTACTACGACCGGGTGGACTGGATCAAGGAAGGCCCGGACAGCCCGACCCACCGTCGGATCCGGCAAGGATCGGCGCAGGCCGCCGAAGACGGTCCGGCTGCTCTAGCCGCCCGCGTCGAGGCCGCCGTCGCGCGGCTGCCTCAGCTGCTCACCGAGACGCCCACCCTCCGCCGCGTCCGGCTCCCCACCTGGCAGTGGGCGCTCACTCTGGACGACTTCTTGCGTACGCGGCTGGTCGAATTGGCCGTCCACCTCGACGACCTGGCGGTGAGCGTCGGCGTCGCGACCCCACGGTTGCCGACGGAGATCACCGATCCGGTCATCGACCTGTTGACCCGGCTGGCGGTCCGGAAGCACGGTCCCACCCCGGTGCTGCGTGCACTCTGCCGTGCCGAACGAGCTCCGGCAACCATCGCCGCCTTCTGAACACGAAGCGACCGGCCACATTGAACGCGTGAGCACCGAGGTCCGACCCCTGCCGAAGTTCTGATCCGGCGATCAGGAGACGGGCATCGCGCGCGCCCCGGCCTGGTCCTCCGGGGCTTCGAGCGCCAGCTTCAGCGCCGCTGCGACCGGATAGACCGGGCAGTACTTCGGGGCGTCCGACGGTGGCGGAGGCGCGTCCTTCGCTTCGAACGCCTCCCGTGCCCGGCCCAGCTCGGCCAGGAGGTCGGCCACCGACGGTTCTTTCGCCGGTTCGGGTGGTGCGACTGGCTCGGGCTCCGCCTCGGCCGTCGGCGCGGCGATGGAGACGCCGAGTGCCGCGGCGGCGGCGTGGAGACCGTCTTTGGGCATCGAGGCGGCCAGTGCCGCGAGGCGGCCGACGGCTTCGTGGGCGTACGCCGGGTCGACTGGAAGTGCCGGTAGTTCGAACCGGGTGCCGGTCTGCCCGCCGAACGGGGCGTCGAGCAGGGCGCGGTCCCGGTTCGCGGCGTCGACGAGGACGTTGCCGCCGTCGTAGATGTCCGCGTACAGGTTGGCGGCGAGCACGTTGCCGTCCAGGACGAGGTTCTGATTCGGCACGGTGGCGCGCACGGCGATGCTGTCGGCGAAAGCGAGCACGGTGGACTCGACTCGGACGACGCCCCGGCCGGAGATGTCCAGCAGGCACCCGCTCGTGGACTGCCCGGTCGAGGCCCGGCCGGTCGGGTCGGCGGCGAAGAGGACCGTGTTCGCGCGTACGCGCCAGGGCCCGGCCCCTGGTGCGCGGAGGCGGATTGCTGTGCCGCTCGTGTTGACGATGACGTTGTTCTCGAACGTCCCGTACGCCGCGCTGAGCTGCACCGCGCAGTACGCCGCGTTGGCGAAGACGCAGTTGCGCACGGTGATGCCGCCGTTGCCGCCGCGCAGGTCGAGCAGCGCCGCCGATTGCGAGTTGCCGACGTCGAGCGCGCCGTCGTCGCCGTACGCGTTGTAGGTCGAGCCGTCGAACACGAACCCGTCGACGATGAGGCCCTCGCCGGAGTCCTCGACGGTCAGCACCGGATCGCCGAAGACGCCCTTGGCTTTGGTCTCCGGGGTGAGGACGAAGCGCACGGGATGACGCCAAGGATCGCGTACGCCGAACTCGGCGTCCCAGCCGCCCAGCAGGGTCAGGTTGGGTACCGGGATACGCCAGGTGCCCGACCGCAGGCGGCCGGTGTAGTCGCCCTCGGCGACGAGGATGCGGTCGCCTTCGGCGGCTTTCTCCAGCGCTTGGAACAGATCGCGGAACGGTGTCTCGCGTCCGCCGTCGCCGCCCGACGATCCGGCGCGCACGAACCAGTCTCGGCCGGTGGGACGCTGCGCCGTCGAGGGTTGGATGTCGATCACCGGTGCGATGGCGTCGAGGACGATCGTGACCGTCTGTCTTCCGCCGGGCGTCACATCGGTCCGATAGGTGCCGCGCAGCAGGTAGGTCGACTCGACGTCCAGTCCACGTGGATACCGGATGGCGTCCTCGGTCTGGTGGTGGACCCGCCCGTAGCGTGGGGCGAGCGCCCACCACGGCGTGTTGTCGGTGCCAGGCTCGTAGACAGCGACGCCGACGTGTGTCTCCGCGAGTTCGGGGATGATCTGCGTGTTCTGGTCGAAGCCCACGCCGGCCCGCACTTCGACGGCCACACCGTGGAGGCCCGGATCGGCCTGGTAGAGCTGCGCCCACTCGACAGGCTGATAGGTCCGGCCTGCCGCGAGCGGGGTGAAGGGCTCTGCGCCAGGCAGTTCGGCCGGGTGGCTGCCCTGCGGGGCGCCGACGCCGATCGCGAGCACCTCCGCCGTAGTGAGCAACCACATGAGCGGCCGATCGGCATCCGCGTCGACAGTGGACGGAAGTTCGCCGAGACCGGCGGCTTTCCGCAGCGCGTTCAGGGCAGCCAGCGGCGGGCGGGCGTAGGTCGCCGCCGTGTCCATGGTGTACGCGTCGAGCCATCCCGTCGGCAGGCCGGTCAGCGTCGGGTCGCCCACGATGTTCCCGGCGGCCGACCGGAGGCCGACGTCTTCCAGTTCTTCGGCGTACTCCTCGGTGACCTCGGCCTCGGCCCCGGAGACGCGGCTGCGGACGATGTCGCGCAGTGACGCGAAGAACAGGTTGCGGTCGACCGCGACCTGGCCGACGTCGCGAAGGCACGTGACGGCGGCGTTGCCGCACCCGACGAAGACGTTGTCGGCGACCGTCGCGGCGCCGCTGACCCGTACGCCGATGGCGCGGTCGCCGCCCGACCCGCGTGGCGGGTCGGTGTTGTCGTGGGCGAAGCAGAACGTGTTGTGGTGGACCACAGTCGGTGCGTCGGCGTCGCTGTCGCGGACGGTGAGCAGACTCAGGCCGAGGAAGTTGACGACCAGGTTGTTCTCGAACACCCCGGCGTCGCCGCCGATCTCGACCGCGCCCGCGCTGCCATTGGCGAACACGCAGTTGCGCACGGTGATCCGTTCGCCGCGCAGGCTGACGATCGGCCCGTCCCCATAGGGCGTCCGAAGCAGGCCACCCTTGTCGTCGTACTCGTTGCGCCCGGCCGCGTCGAAGAACAGCCCGTCCAGGACGAGCCCGTCGTGGTCGCCCATGCCCTGCAGCATGTTCGACTCATGCGGGACGCGCAGCCCGGTCCGGGCGGCGAGGATCGTCGGCGTACGCCATGGAGCGCGCGTGGCGAAGTCCGGGCTGTAGCCGCCGAGCACGGTCAGGTCGGGGCAGTCGACGGACCACGAGGATCGCTCGCCGCGACCGGTGTAGGTGCCCGCCGCGAGATGGATGCGGTCGCCAGGAGCCGCTGCCCGCAGGGCAAGCCACAGATCGTGGAAGGGCTGCTCCCGGCTGCCGTCTCCGGCGACGTCCACGGAGGCTACGAAGAAGTCCGTCATCGGGCTACCTCTTCACCTCGTCGTCGGCTGCCTTCGTCTTCTCGAAGAGCATGGTCCAGCCGGCCCGGATCGTGACCGTCGCCAGGTCCACCATGGCTTTGGCGGTCTGCTTGTAGTCTCCGTCGGCCAGCTCCGCCGCGTAGTCCGCTTCGTTGTCGAGCAGGTCCTCCAACGACTCGAAGGTGCTCTTCAGCTCGTCGGTGAACTTCTCCAACGTCGCCGGATCGTCGGTCAGCTGGGCGAACGCCTTGGTGCTCTCCTCGATGAACGTCGGGTACAGCTCGTCATAGAGCTTGCGGGACTGCTCCTTGGCCGCCTCCGCGCGCGTGTCGAGCCCTCGGTCGAGGACGTTCTCCTTGACCCATTCCCAGTCGGTCGCCTTGTAGTCACCGGTCTGGCCGACGCCCCGCCAACTCGCCGCGGCCTCGGCTCCGCGCGCGAAGAGCTTGTCGATCCATTCCTCGTCGAGCTGCTCCCTAGCACTCGTGAGCAGGTTGATGTTCTTGAGTACGGTCTCCTTCGCGGCGCGCTTCTGCTTGGCGGCTTCGAAGTTCTCCCCAGCGAGCTTCTCGAACGCCTGGATCGCTTCGGTGGCCGCAGCCTTGGTGGCGGGGTCCTTCATGAAGAGGACGAACAACCGCGCGACGCCGGTGGGGAGTTGGACGTACTTGCCGAGCAGGGCCTTGGCCTTGTCGGTGATGGTGGCGAAGTTCTTGACGAGGATCGCCTCGACGATCTGGTCGCTGCTCCGCGCCTGCTTGAGGTCTTCCTCGGCCTGCTTGATGATCGCGAGGTCGGTCTCCAGGACCTTGCTCATCAGGGTGGCGGCGTCGGGGACGTCGAGCCGGGCCACCTGCTCCCAGATCTTGCGCTCGCCGGCGAGGAAGTCGCGTGGGCCGACAGCCGCCATCCGCTCGTCGGCCGACATCGCGTTGGCCTGGCTGTCCTCCAGGATGGAGGTCAGGTCCTCCTCGAGCCGCTCCAGCAGGGCCTTGGCCTGCTCGCAGTTGGTGGCCCAGCGGTCGCGCAAGCCGTCGTAACCGGGGGTCTCCAGCTTGTCGAGCATCTCCTCGAACAGCTTCTCCCGATCGGTGTCGAAGCGGTCGAGCAGATCCATGACTCGATCGAGGATCGACTCCTCGAATCCTGTGGCGCGCATCCGCTGCTCCACCAGCTCGCGCACATCATCGACGTCTTCCACCGGTCAACCTCCCGCTTCCCCCCGTCCGGTACGCGGGGCGGCCGGGCCAAGAACCGGTACGCGGCGCGACCGGGCAGCAACTCGGATATAACACCGCTTCGATCGTAGGAAGCACGGTCGCCGCTGACGGTCGCAAATCAGCGCGAACGGCGTCACGAACCTGACGTCACCGATGATCGCCGGCGACGTCGTCGCGGACGCGGCGGAACTCGCCTGTCCACCAATAGGCCCCGGTCCGCTCGGCGAAGGCGAGCCGATCGTCGATGTGCACGCGCTCGCCACCGTCCACTGTGGTGACGAGTGGCCTTGGGCTCCAGCCGCCGGGTGACGGCTCCGCGACGCAGTTCGTGCGCAGCGACCAGCACCTGCCAGCCGTCGACGAGCAGAGTCACGTCCCGCATCCGTAGGAACTCCGTAGGAAATGCATCGGCCGCCCGTCGAGACTGCGGCGGGCGAGAGAGACGAGCATGGCAGCCAAGGCGAAGTCGTGTCATCCCACGGACGACTGCGCGAACCTGACCGGCAAGGGGAAACGTTCATGGCGATGTACCGCGACCACCTCCCGACGCTCGACGGCGGCACCTTTCTCACCGACGCCGGACTCGAGACCGACCTGATCTTCAACCACGGTGTTCCGATCCCCGAATTCGCGGCGCACACCCTGCTGCCCGACCCGTCCGGACGAGCCGCGCTCACCCGCTACCTCGAAGGCTTCCTCACGCTCGCCCGGGACACGGGGTCGGGGTTCGTCCTGGACACGCAGACCTGGAAGGCGCACCCTCATTGGGCCGAGGATCTCGGCCAGAGCCGCGACGAACTCCGGGCGGCGAACGTCGCCGCGGTCGACTTCGCGCTCGGGCTGCGCGACAAGTTCGCCGGGAACACCGGGCCGATCCTGATCAACGGGCTGATCGGGCCGCGCGGCGACGCGTACGCGCCCGACGAC
This genomic interval carries:
- a CDS encoding ABC transporter ATP-binding protein, with the translated sequence MTKETCVVRVDGIRKEFGDTIALDGLSLEIHAGEAVAVMGPSGCGKSTLLNMIAGLDRPTAGTVEVHGEDLGRLNETKLALFRRHRIGMIFQFFNLLDDLSALDNVALAAQLAGTAAGPARTRALELFDELGIADRRDVYPAALSGGERQRVAVARALMNRPALLLADEPTGALDSRAGEQVMDLLLDLHQIGQTLLIVTHDERLATRCASRLIELADGRIANERTLDRV
- a CDS encoding sensor histidine kinase, translated to MAVAAAAWLGAALRYAHRRHRRALEERGWLLERERESAARTAVDDERARIARELHDIVSHNVSLMIVQASAAREVLAAQPEEAALALSAVERAGRDTMTELRHLLGLLAPSADGDDEDSGDHSGLAPQPSLRRLSPLIDRIAFAGLPVDVRISGEPRPLPAGIDVTAYRIVQEALTNALKHGTGGKAEVTIRYAQRSVRIEVLNTGPSVLTGNPTGNRATGGGEGAGRGLLGLRQRVAVYGGDLDARRRLGGGYRVRARIPVDPG
- a CDS encoding response regulator, giving the protein MTTPGDPAYAAEPTPPPSVLIVDDQELIRTGFRLILTARGIDVVGEAADGADAVAAERRLRPDVVLMDIRMPVMDGLEATRRILEYNPRCRVLMLTTFDLDRYVYAALAIGASGFLLKDVTADHLAKAVRLVDTGDALLAPSITRRLVQRFAASEQHVGERKPPPAAHLDLSALTPRELEVLTLLGRGLSNTELAHQLTLSEATVKTHVARIFAKLELRGRAQAVVLAYETGLVSPGDP
- a CDS encoding LysR family transcriptional regulator yields the protein MAHDLETGLLRAFLTAARARSISRAAASLGHSQPALSQQLRKLERLVGEPLLHRSATGVALTRAGETLLPYAERILALSAQALQAPRQALTGHCGVGLIEDLAAAPLPQALADFGRIHPGATLELVSAPGPAMRDAFATGRVQLALCDPVHLPEPPRWTVRLPLAWAAGPGVDLTVDPLPLVLFSQPCNWRPLLLDAIEAADRTWRIAFESTSLAGVKAAVRAGLGVAALLPVNLDPGTAVAGLPDLPDVELGLVRRSGTEGDLLIDAVEAVLRSLV
- a CDS encoding PhzF family phenazine biosynthesis protein, which codes for MRYHHVDVFTTQPYSGNSLAVFPDAGALRGRQMAHITRELRHFESIFLTQDGPVWSARVFDLLDELDFAGHPVIGAAGVLHALHSTADEQTWTLRLKARTVRVTTRRHEPGRYAGRLDQGSASFLGRPEVAGILSSFSLHPDDLTPGLPPEVVSTGLRYLVLPIRGEALSRARIIADLTEPLAAVGAQFAYLLDVAAMEGRHWNNDGVVEDVATGSGAGCAAAFLRRHGRIGDGEPTTLSQGRFTGRPSTMTIAAHGQGEDIESVEVGGDVVLIGEGSLRELPQ
- a CDS encoding ornithine cyclodeaminase family protein; the protein is MTLQHYGPDAIRAAVGFEDVIEPVSAALVDFSAGLGDSPVTVFAPAGPDGDVHVKSAWLPGRGIFTVKVATWFAERARRGSAAGAGIIAAFDAATGDLQALLEDEHHLSDIRTAATGALAARTLARPDAAVLGVLGTGTQAYLQVLAAAAERPVREVRVWGRRPHRASKLVAALYRRRPDLRVATVPDPRSACAGVDLLVTATASTQPLVHGHWLTPGVHITAVGADGPAKVELTAGCLQRADRLVVDSRALAAIYGDLAQAKLGANDLDELGELLSGAPSGRRHADEITICKLVGLGVQDLAAAEVTLARLRDNPRTGTRPASARDLQGDAS
- a CDS encoding antibiotic biosynthesis monooxygenase family protein, whose amino-acid sequence is MTIARTWSGSVPADQGDAFHEHLLATGVAEAEATHGFQDATVLRRDEKDRAHFTLITYWADVAASHRFADADDDTARLYPGDERFGLEPDSEVNHHRVVRSQTLGEVRRAYVRAAQTSASLLAHPAIAAAWDEPSAVKLHSVAGLAGHLAGQIFFAEKAIAWAEPEDDPISLADYYDRVDWIKEGPDSPTHRRIRQGSAQAAEDGPAALAARVEAAVARLPQLLTETPTLRRVRLPTWQWALTLDDFLRTRLVELAVHLDDLAVSVGVATPRLPTEITDPVIDLLTRLAVRKHGPTPVLRALCRAERAPATIAAF
- a CDS encoding right-handed parallel beta-helix repeat-containing protein gives rise to the protein MTDFFVASVDVAGDGSREQPFHDLWLALRAAAPGDRIHLAAGTYTGRGERSSWSVDCPDLTVLGGYSPDFATRAPWRTPTILAARTGLRVPHESNMLQGMGDHDGLVLDGLFFDAAGRNEYDDKGGLLRTPYGDGPIVSLRGERITVRNCVFANGSAGAVEIGGDAGVFENNLVVNFLGLSLLTVRDSDADAPTVVHHNTFCFAHDNTDPPRGSGGDRAIGVRVSGAATVADNVFVGCGNAAVTCLRDVGQVAVDRNLFFASLRDIVRSRVSGAEAEVTEEYAEELEDVGLRSAAGNIVGDPTLTGLPTGWLDAYTMDTAATYARPPLAALNALRKAAGLGELPSTVDADADRPLMWLLTTAEVLAIGVGAPQGSHPAELPGAEPFTPLAAGRTYQPVEWAQLYQADPGLHGVAVEVRAGVGFDQNTQIIPELAETHVGVAVYEPGTDNTPWWALAPRYGRVHHQTEDAIRYPRGLDVESTYLLRGTYRTDVTPGGRQTVTIVLDAIAPVIDIQPSTAQRPTGRDWFVRAGSSGGDGGRETPFRDLFQALEKAAEGDRILVAEGDYTGRLRSGTWRIPVPNLTLLGGWDAEFGVRDPWRHPVRFVLTPETKAKGVFGDPVLTVEDSGEGLIVDGFVFDGSTYNAYGDDGALDVGNSQSAALLDLRGGNGGITVRNCVFANAAYCAVQLSAAYGTFENNVIVNTSGTAIRLRAPGAGPWRVRANTVLFAADPTGRASTGQSTSGCLLDISGRGVVRVESTVLAFADSIAVRATVPNQNLVLDGNVLAANLYADIYDGGNVLVDAANRDRALLDAPFGGQTGTRFELPALPVDPAYAHEAVGRLAALAASMPKDGLHAAAAALGVSIAAPTAEAEPEPVAPPEPAKEPSVADLLAELGRAREAFEAKDAPPPPSDAPKYCPVYPVAAALKLALEAPEDQAGARAMPVS